A part of Helicobacter ibis genomic DNA contains:
- a CDS encoding efflux RND transporter periplasmic adaptor subunit, with translation MRIATILFMILSNIHATTLVVTESIKSGVLNSNYNYIGTLYFSDRSSLASELSGIIDEIYVNEGDKIKKGEPLARLNSDLLTKEINSQQALLKQGEALLKKTKKEFQRYESLYKSNSIAYKEYEDALYNLQAQEGNTDSIAANLGYLKTQKEKKTIKAPYDGVVLQKLLKQGEWVGNGDSIFNIAKLSPLEASIEVPFEILRSLKVGDIVDTQIANKNYKAKVLALIPLGDSKARTFPIKLAIDDENGELIEGLEVRVSLNISDKQKALFVARDSIIPIYKDGKTSYVIFIAKDNKAKQVEIKINGYEGLYASITPLEEPINIDDKVITQGHERLKDGQEIKEQEGKN, from the coding sequence ATGAGAATAGCAACTATTTTGTTTATGATATTATCAAACATACACGCAACTACTCTGGTCGTAACAGAGTCAATAAAAAGTGGTGTGCTAAACTCAAACTACAACTACATAGGAACTTTGTATTTTAGCGATAGATCCTCTCTTGCTTCAGAATTATCCGGCATAATAGATGAGATATATGTAAATGAGGGAGATAAAATCAAAAAAGGAGAACCTCTAGCAAGACTAAATAGTGATTTATTAACAAAAGAAATAAATTCTCAACAAGCATTACTAAAACAAGGTGAAGCACTACTAAAAAAGACAAAAAAAGAATTTCAAAGGTATGAATCTTTATATAAAAGCAATTCAATAGCTTATAAAGAATATGAAGATGCACTATATAATCTGCAAGCCCAAGAAGGTAATACAGATTCAATAGCTGCAAATTTAGGATACTTAAAAACACAAAAAGAAAAGAAAACAATTAAAGCACCATATGATGGGGTTGTGTTGCAAAAACTACTAAAGCAAGGAGAATGGGTTGGAAATGGTGATAGTATATTTAATATAGCTAAATTATCGCCACTAGAAGCAAGTATTGAAGTGCCTTTTGAGATATTGCGTTCGCTAAAAGTAGGAGATATAGTAGATACACAAATAGCAAACAAGAATTACAAAGCAAAAGTTCTAGCCTTGATACCTCTTGGAGATTCCAAAGCTAGAACATTTCCAATAAAATTAGCAATAGATGATGAAAATGGAGAACTAATAGAAGGACTTGAAGTTAGAGTAAGCTTAAATATATCAGATAAACAAAAAGCACTCTTTGTAGCAAGAGATTCAATTATCCCTATATATAAAGATGGCAAAACAAGTTATGTAATATTTATAGCTAAAGACAATAAAGCAAAACAAGTGGAAATAAAAATAAATGGCTATGAAGGGCTATATGCCTCAATTACACCACTAGAAGAACCTATAAACATAGATGATAAAGTAATAACTCAAGGACATGAAAGATTAAAAGATGGGCAAGAAATAAAAGAGCAAGAGGGTAAAAATTGA
- a CDS encoding efflux RND transporter permease subunit — MIKTLINRPVVVIVGMILLVLFGSLSLSTMPYQLTPKVTRPVISISTTWNGATPYEIEREIIERQEQALKGIDSLVTLESRSRNSRGNIILEFEIGTNLTEAMLNVSNKLDEVKGYPDDMDRPIIRATGDDTSPVVRMMLVSDNKNVREYRTFFNEKIIQYFERIDGVAEVFFPGGDDREIHIVLDYKKLAAFDLTIDDIINALEKENVNISAGTMNYGRKSYRVRTTAEYKTPQMIADTIIWSDGLKRIKISDIAEVKEGFENKTTASLYNGQEALNISIKPNADANVLTLTNEVEKVFNELNAGILQKEGLRLEWMNDQRGYIEQAIALVKGNIMVGAILACCMLFIFLRSITSTLIIAVAMPLSIFGTFIIMAALDRTLNVVSLAGISFAVGMLVDSAIVVLENIDRHRKMGKDFINAVSDGTSEVIGGLIASVLTTIAIFIPIINMQEEAGQLFRDIAIAASSAVLFSLFVSIMVIPTLSYQASKLNFKKQIENKKLKELSKMIVNFGFRFVDFVMKFVEKSMQSTKNKITTILSLTLISFAFSYFLFPKMEYLPQGNQNFVISTLNPPPGLSYNERQKIGNDLFLCLSNYFYYNGYQGTNKIPPIDNMFYLGSETFMQFGLRSTEISRAGELIPLARSCMAQIPGVSGFATQTGIFERRGGQGRSIDVDISGTNLENIVATAISMQKIIYDTFGNGTQIIPRPSLELLFPELNLYPNSDRLKAVGLDARSFGIAIDVLMDGRKISEYKEEGREKIDLVLKTQESQITSPEELYQASIYTPQSGILPISSLAIQKIEYGINEIRHLERDRTVTLQVSPPPNITIQEAMERIQGDVIKTIQDNGSFGENKITLSGSADQLTKIRLALEGGFLLAVFIIYLLMAALYEDFVYPFIILFTVPLAVGGGVLGLWLVNLLIANQPLDILTMLGFIILVGIVVNNAILIVYQSLHNIRLYGFDPHQAIINAVRVRIRPIYMSTLTSLFGMLPLVLVPGAGSEIYRGLGAVILGGLTLSTFLTLFVIPCLLSFFIKKELKHAKITNISSSSN, encoded by the coding sequence TTGATAAAAACATTAATAAATAGACCAGTAGTAGTTATCGTAGGAATGATACTATTAGTATTGTTTGGCTCTTTAAGCCTAAGCACAATGCCATATCAGCTAACACCAAAAGTAACAAGACCTGTAATTTCAATATCAACTACCTGGAATGGTGCTACTCCATATGAGATAGAAAGAGAAATAATAGAAAGACAAGAACAAGCACTAAAAGGAATAGATAGTCTAGTTACCCTTGAATCTAGGTCAAGAAATAGTCGCGGTAATATAATTTTAGAGTTTGAAATAGGCACAAACCTAACTGAAGCTATGCTAAATGTAAGCAATAAACTAGATGAAGTAAAGGGTTATCCTGATGATATGGATAGACCAATTATTAGAGCCACTGGGGATGATACATCTCCTGTTGTTAGAATGATGCTTGTTAGCGATAATAAAAATGTCCGAGAATATAGGACTTTCTTTAACGAAAAAATTATTCAATATTTCGAAAGAATCGATGGAGTTGCTGAAGTATTTTTCCCCGGTGGAGACGATAGAGAGATTCATATTGTATTAGATTACAAAAAGTTAGCAGCCTTTGATTTAACTATTGATGATATTATAAACGCATTAGAGAAAGAAAATGTAAATATATCTGCTGGAACTATGAATTATGGTAGAAAATCATATAGAGTAAGAACCACAGCAGAATACAAAACCCCACAAATGATAGCTGATACTATAATATGGAGCGATGGATTAAAAAGAATAAAAATTAGCGATATTGCTGAAGTTAAAGAAGGTTTTGAAAACAAAACTACAGCTTCTTTATACAATGGACAAGAAGCATTAAATATATCAATAAAGCCAAATGCTGATGCAAATGTTCTAACACTAACTAATGAAGTAGAAAAGGTATTTAATGAGCTAAATGCTGGAATCTTACAAAAAGAAGGCTTGAGATTAGAATGGATGAATGACCAAAGAGGCTACATAGAACAAGCAATAGCACTAGTAAAGGGCAATATCATGGTAGGTGCAATTTTGGCTTGTTGTATGCTATTTATATTTTTAAGGTCAATTACTTCTACGCTGATAATTGCAGTTGCTATGCCACTTAGTATCTTTGGCACTTTTATAATCATGGCAGCTCTAGATAGAACGCTTAATGTAGTTTCACTTGCTGGAATCTCTTTTGCAGTTGGTATGCTTGTAGATTCTGCAATTGTTGTGCTAGAAAATATAGACAGACATAGAAAAATGGGCAAAGACTTCATAAATGCAGTAAGCGATGGCACTAGCGAAGTAATAGGTGGGCTAATTGCTTCTGTTCTAACTACTATTGCTATTTTTATACCAATTATAAACATGCAAGAAGAAGCAGGACAACTCTTTAGAGACATAGCAATAGCAGCTAGTAGTGCTGTGCTATTCTCACTTTTTGTCTCAATCATGGTTATACCTACACTCAGCTATCAGGCAAGCAAATTAAACTTTAAAAAACAAATAGAAAACAAAAAACTAAAAGAGCTATCAAAGATGATTGTTAATTTTGGATTTAGATTTGTGGATTTTGTTATGAAATTTGTAGAAAAATCAATGCAAAGCACAAAAAACAAAATAACAACCATACTTAGTCTAACTCTAATATCATTTGCTTTTAGTTACTTTTTGTTTCCAAAAATGGAATACCTCCCACAAGGCAATCAAAACTTCGTAATAAGCACCCTAAACCCACCACCCGGACTATCATATAATGAGAGACAAAAAATAGGCAACGACTTATTTTTATGCTTGAGTAATTATTTCTATTACAATGGTTATCAAGGTACAAATAAGATTCCGCCAATTGATAATATGTTCTATTTAGGAAGTGAAACATTTATGCAATTTGGACTAAGGAGCACAGAGATTAGCAGGGCTGGAGAGTTAATACCTCTTGCTAGATCTTGCATGGCACAAATACCGGGAGTTAGCGGATTTGCAACACAAACAGGTATCTTTGAGAGAAGAGGAGGACAAGGAAGAAGCATTGATGTAGATATAAGTGGCACAAATTTAGAAAATATAGTAGCAACTGCAATTTCAATGCAAAAAATAATTTATGATACATTTGGCAATGGGACACAAATAATACCTAGACCAAGTTTAGAATTACTCTTCCCAGAGCTAAACTTGTATCCAAATTCTGATAGGCTAAAAGCTGTCGGATTAGATGCAAGGAGTTTTGGAATTGCTATTGATGTGCTAATGGACGGCAGAAAAATATCAGAATACAAAGAAGAAGGTAGAGAAAAAATAGATTTAGTCTTAAAAACACAAGAATCTCAAATAACCTCTCCAGAAGAATTATATCAAGCTTCAATCTACACTCCACAAAGTGGGATTTTGCCTATATCATCACTAGCAATTCAAAAAATAGAATATGGCATAAACGAAATAAGACATTTAGAGAGAGATAGAACCGTCACACTTCAAGTAAGCCCGCCACCAAATATAACCATACAAGAAGCTATGGAGAGAATACAAGGCGATGTTATAAAGACAATACAAGATAATGGATCTTTTGGAGAAAACAAAATAACACTAAGCGGAAGTGCAGACCAACTAACAAAAATAAGACTAGCCTTAGAGGGAGGATTCTTACTTGCTGTGTTTATTATCTATCTATTAATGGCAGCTTTATATGAAGACTTTGTATATCCTTTTATAATTTTATTTACCGTGCCACTTGCTGTTGGTGGAGGTGTGCTTGGGTTGTGGCTTGTGAATTTATTAATAGCAAATCAGCCACTAGACATACTAACAATGCTTGGCTTTATAATTCTAGTAGGAATCGTAGTAAATAACGCCATTTTAATAGTGTATCAATCGTTGCACAATATAAGATTATATGGATTTGACCCACATCAAGCAATAATAAATGCAGTTAGAGTTAGGATTCGTCCAATTTATATGAGCACCCTTACCTCTCTATTTGGCATGCTTCCTCTTGTGCTTGTGCCGGGTGCTGGTAGTGAGATATATAGAGGACTTGGAGCAGTTATACTTGGCGGACTTACACTCTCTACATTTCTAACATTATTTGTTATACCTTGTCTTTTATCATTTTTTATAAAAAAGGAACTAAAACATGCAAAAATTACTAATATTTCTAGCTCTTCTAACTAG
- a CDS encoding TolC family protein, whose translation MQKLLIFLALLTSTNLYALSMQKAIDLALIANHSIKEQEHILNETKYNYKSSQGKFYPSLNITYGQTTSNRKNNYNQNTTDSFGANIQYNLFNGFSDFYNTKSQKYLYEAQKYYLQSTTEDIILLVKSAYINILRQKQSVIVAKQSKDLLEEQKRESAEFYRVGFIPKNDLLAVEVELNKAIQNLLSAQSMLNYYIKTLERYTRIKINLDDINELQLHTPTLVEEKLKSIMLEKRAEILYLDNIIQSKDSNIKSARGEFLPDLNLIGEYTNSDNLKNSKNINNESTIQLQVSINIFNGLSDKYNLESAKTNKMAFTSQRANLIEELELQLFNAIENYNLALNAYEVSKVALTQAEENYRISKNRYKARIMSTSDFLDAEYLLTEARSNVVLNRYAIIQSLAEIERITQSKLVSFK comes from the coding sequence ATGCAAAAATTACTAATATTTCTAGCTCTTCTAACTAGCACCAACTTATATGCACTAAGTATGCAAAAAGCTATAGACTTAGCACTAATTGCAAACCACAGCATAAAAGAACAAGAACACATATTAAATGAAACAAAATATAACTATAAAAGCTCACAAGGCAAATTCTATCCAAGTTTAAATATAACCTATGGACAAACTACATCAAATAGAAAAAACAATTACAACCAAAACACCACAGATTCATTTGGAGCAAATATTCAATACAATTTATTTAATGGCTTTAGCGATTTTTATAATACAAAATCACAAAAATATCTCTATGAAGCTCAAAAATATTACCTACAAAGCACAACTGAAGATATTATCCTACTAGTAAAGAGTGCATATATAAATATCCTGCGACAAAAGCAAAGTGTAATAGTCGCAAAACAATCAAAAGACTTACTAGAGGAGCAAAAAAGAGAAAGTGCGGAGTTTTATAGAGTAGGATTCATACCTAAAAATGACCTTCTAGCAGTTGAAGTAGAGCTAAATAAAGCAATACAAAACCTACTTTCTGCACAAAGTATGCTAAATTATTACATAAAAACTCTAGAGAGATATACAAGAATCAAAATAAATTTAGATGATATAAATGAACTACAACTACACACGCCAACGCTAGTAGAAGAGAAATTAAAATCCATAATGCTGGAAAAAAGAGCTGAAATTTTATACCTAGATAATATAATACAAAGCAAAGATAGCAATATAAAAAGTGCAAGAGGAGAGTTTTTACCAGATTTAAACCTAATAGGAGAATACACAAATAGTGATAATCTCAAAAACTCTAAAAATATCAATAATGAAAGCACGATACAGCTTCAAGTTAGCATAAATATATTTAATGGTCTTAGCGATAAATATAATTTAGAATCTGCTAAAACAAACAAAATGGCTTTTACATCACAAAGGGCTAATTTAATAGAAGAGCTTGAGTTGCAACTATTTAATGCAATAGAAAATTATAATCTAGCATTAAATGCCTATGAAGTATCAAAAGTAGCACTAACACAGGCAGAAGAAAATTACAGAATCTCAAAAAATAGATATAAAGCTAGAATTATGAGCACTAGTGATTTTTTAGACGCAGAATATTTACTAACAGAAGCTAGAAGCAATGTTGTGCTAAATAGATATGCAATAATTCAAAGCTTAGCTGAAATAGAGAGGATAACACAAAGCAAACTAGTATCTTTTAAATAA
- a CDS encoding glycosyltransferase family 2 protein: protein MNHSIIVPIYNVENYLKECLDSIINQSYKDFELILVNDGSTDNSLKIAMQYAKQDSRIIIIDKPNGGLSSARNAGLEFIKPLREKLQQALKAKTGIQTLSEVNSFNKQKKNIDINTLNKHFTFSKNLIKTDLENVNSILLQEMPNDHFIQFVDSDDMIDINATKCIRDNESELTIFQVKSTNEKGEVIKNMLSEQFHYVENYKNGMEIAHIVLQRTGYSFYFAYQGGFKAEVLNRYNLRFTHNIMHEDNDFGLILCMLSQEVKMLKDEMYIYRIREGSITSYIDKKTEIPMPKKLPPYLQKVRDKFPDLTYLKIRGAYRIYSYLIIYLNIYKFLENGGVNSWVNKSYYRLLYTWLNQYRYIIELLDENEKRDLLHILMHTNEKYLNLSQNIDKVLSQG, encoded by the coding sequence ATGAATCACTCAATAATAGTCCCTATCTATAATGTAGAAAATTATCTCAAAGAATGTTTAGATTCAATTATAAATCAAAGTTACAAAGACTTTGAGTTAATCTTAGTAAATGACGGAAGCACTGATAATAGTCTAAAAATAGCAATGCAATATGCAAAACAAGATTCTAGAATAATTATAATAGACAAACCAAATGGTGGGCTTAGCAGTGCTAGGAATGCTGGATTAGAATTTATAAAGCCACTAAGAGAAAAATTACAACAAGCATTAAAGGCAAAAACAGGCATACAAACTCTAAGTGAGGTAAATAGCTTTAACAAACAAAAGAAAAATATAGATATAAACACACTAAATAAGCACTTCACATTCTCTAAAAATCTAATAAAAACAGATTTAGAAAATGTAAATTCTATTCTTTTACAAGAAATGCCAAATGATCATTTCATACAATTTGTAGATAGCGATGATATGATAGATATAAATGCCACTAAATGCATAAGAGACAATGAATCTGAACTAACAATCTTTCAAGTAAAATCAACAAACGAAAAAGGCGAAGTAATAAAAAACATGTTGTCAGAACAATTCCACTATGTAGAAAACTATAAAAATGGTATGGAAATAGCACATATAGTATTACAAAGAACTGGATATTCATTTTACTTTGCATATCAAGGTGGGTTTAAAGCAGAAGTATTAAATAGATACAATCTAAGATTCACTCATAATATAATGCATGAAGACAATGATTTTGGGCTTATTTTATGTATGCTATCACAGGAAGTCAAAATGCTAAAAGATGAGATGTATATATACAGAATAAGAGAAGGCTCAATTACTAGCTATATAGACAAAAAGACAGAAATACCAATGCCAAAAAAACTACCTCCATATTTACAGAAAGTAAGAGATAAATTTCCAGATTTGACATATTTGAAAATTAGAGGAGCTTATAGAATTTATAGTTACTTAATTATTTATCTAAATATCTATAAATTCTTAGAAAATGGTGGTGTAAATAGCTGGGTAAATAAGAGCTATTATAGATTACTATATACTTGGCTTAACCAATATAGATACATAATAGAATTACTAGATGAAAACGAAAAAAGAGATTTATTGCACATACTAATGCATACAAATGAAAAATATTTAAACCTATCACAAAATATAGATAAGGTATTATCTCAAGGCTAA
- the kcuS gene encoding KCU-star family selenoprotein, giving the protein MKIKHFLRISFLRFVKIYQKSDRFLHLLVGMPSYDKYLEHMQKHHPDKIPKSQKEFFKEAMERKYGAGSSKC; this is encoded by the coding sequence ATGAAAATCAAGCATTTTCTACGCATTAGCTTTTTAAGATTTGTAAAAATCTATCAAAAATCTGATAGGTTTTTACACTTACTTGTTGGAATGCCAAGCTATGATAAGTATCTAGAACATATGCAAAAACATCATCCAGATAAGATTCCAAAAAGTCAGAAGGAATTCTTCAAAGAAGCAATGGAGAGAAAGTATGGAGCAGGTAGTAGCAAGTGCTGA
- a CDS encoding carbon starvation CstA family protein, with protein MNKIASHILWGIVALIGAWCFGVLALHTGESISAIWIIVVAVCIYSIGYRYYSKYIAEKVLELDDNRATPALVQNDGRDFVPTNKIVLFGHHFAAIAGAGPLVGPILAAQMGYLPSMIWIVVGVVLAGAVHDFTVLFISTRRNGKSIGEIIKLELGKGVGSIAMVGILGIMMLIIAILALVVVNALAESPWGLFTIAMTIPIAIYMGIHMRFLRPGKIGEASIIGFVLLLLALYYGRYVAEHPELAVIFTLSPTTLTYIMIAYGFIAAILPVWFLLAPRDYLSTFLKIGVIVLMAGGILIVAPEVQFGSVTKFIDGTGPVFSGQLFPFLFITIACGAISGFHALISSGTTPKMLERESHARMVGYGSMVMESAVAIMALIAAIILTPGLYFAINVAPAGLGTAGIKEVSDAAVIAAQTISSWGFTISPEEILGTAKEIGEPSILSKTGGAPTFAIGLATIISQVPLFNAGSMAFWYHFAILFEALFILTAVDAGTRAGRFMVQDVLGNVYKPFGNIHSIFYGILATLICVAGWGYILYQGVTDPQGGIKSLWTLFGVSNQMLAGMALLAVIVVLFKMGKGKLAWVAILPATWVLVSTLYAGTLKLLPANGERVHDSVSHIALWQINSSKADEVLAKIVNTSDKSLVETMNKEVAKFQTIANNNLLNAILCAFFMFVTILIALKSILICIRCVNNQNTIPLAESPYLKTKDYENQAFSTH; from the coding sequence ATGAACAAGATAGCCAGTCATATCTTGTGGGGCATTGTTGCTTTAATTGGTGCGTGGTGTTTTGGAGTTTTAGCACTGCACACTGGAGAGAGCATTTCTGCTATTTGGATTATTGTTGTTGCGGTATGTATCTATTCTATTGGTTATAGATATTATTCAAAGTATATTGCAGAGAAAGTATTAGAGCTTGATGATAATCGTGCTACACCTGCGTTGGTGCAAAATGATGGTAGAGACTTTGTTCCTACAAATAAAATAGTTCTTTTTGGACATCATTTTGCAGCTATTGCTGGAGCAGGACCGCTAGTAGGACCAATTCTAGCGGCTCAAATGGGGTATCTACCTAGTATGATTTGGATTGTTGTTGGTGTTGTGCTGGCTGGTGCAGTACATGATTTTACAGTACTTTTTATCTCAACTAGAAGAAATGGTAAATCTATTGGCGAGATTATAAAGCTTGAACTTGGCAAAGGTGTTGGGAGTATAGCTATGGTTGGGATACTAGGCATTATGATGCTAATTATTGCAATCTTAGCACTTGTTGTTGTAAATGCTTTAGCTGAATCTCCTTGGGGACTTTTTACCATTGCCATGACTATTCCTATTGCTATTTATATGGGGATTCATATGAGATTTTTACGACCGGGCAAGATTGGTGAGGCAAGTATTATTGGCTTTGTCCTTTTGCTTTTGGCACTTTATTATGGTAGATATGTAGCAGAGCACCCTGAGCTTGCAGTAATTTTTACTCTTAGCCCTACTACTCTGACTTACATAATGATAGCTTATGGATTTATTGCTGCAATTTTGCCTGTGTGGTTTCTTTTAGCACCACGCGATTATTTAAGCACATTTTTAAAAATTGGTGTTATTGTGCTTATGGCTGGTGGAATCTTGATTGTAGCACCTGAAGTGCAGTTTGGTAGTGTTACGAAATTCATTGATGGAACTGGACCGGTTTTTAGTGGGCAGTTATTTCCATTTTTATTTATCACCATTGCTTGTGGTGCGATAAGTGGATTCCACGCATTAATCTCAAGTGGAACTACACCTAAAATGCTAGAGAGAGAATCTCATGCAAGAATGGTTGGCTATGGCTCAATGGTAATGGAATCTGCAGTGGCTATTATGGCGTTAATTGCTGCGATTATCTTAACTCCGGGCTTATATTTTGCTATTAATGTTGCACCTGCAGGACTTGGCACAGCAGGAATAAAGGAGGTTAGCGATGCAGCTGTAATTGCAGCACAGACTATTAGCTCTTGGGGCTTTACTATATCGCCTGAAGAAATACTAGGCACTGCAAAGGAAATTGGAGAACCAAGCATATTAAGTAAAACCGGTGGAGCACCTACCTTTGCTATAGGATTAGCTACTATTATCTCACAAGTGCCACTTTTTAATGCTGGTTCAATGGCGTTTTGGTACCACTTTGCGATTTTGTTTGAAGCACTATTTATCCTTACTGCTGTTGATGCTGGGACTCGTGCTGGACGATTTATGGTGCAAGATGTGCTAGGTAATGTATATAAGCCTTTTGGTAATATTCATTCGATATTTTATGGAATCTTAGCTACACTTATTTGTGTGGCTGGTTGGGGATATATTCTCTATCAAGGCGTAACAGACCCACAAGGTGGTATAAAATCATTATGGACACTCTTTGGTGTATCTAATCAAATGTTAGCTGGTATGGCACTTTTAGCAGTTATTGTTGTACTTTTTAAAATGGGTAAAGGCAAACTTGCTTGGGTTGCAATTCTACCTGCTACTTGGGTTTTGGTTAGCACACTTTATGCTGGGACTTTAAAGCTTCTTCCTGCTAATGGTGAGAGAGTGCATGATTCTGTAAGCCATATCGCACTTTGGCAGATTAATTCATCTAAAGCAGATGAAGTATTGGCAAAAATTGTAAATACTAGCGATAAATCTTTAGTGGAAACTATGAATAAAGAAGTAGCTAAATTCCAAACTATCGCAAATAATAATCTTTTAAACGCTATTTTGTGTGCGTTTTTTATGTTTGTAACTATTTTGATTGCTTTAAAGAGTATTCTAATTTGCATTAGATGTGTAAATAATCAAAATACAATCCCATTAGCTGAAAGCCCATATCTAAAGACAAAAGATTATGAAAATCAAGCATTTTCTACGCATTAG